Sequence from the bacterium genome:
CAAGCCCTGGAACACCTACAAGTAAACAATGACCACCTGCAAAAAGTCCCATAAGAATCTCTTCTATTATAGAGTCTTGCCCAACTATTACTTTATGTATTTCTGTAAGTATTTTTTCTTTAACGTCTTTAAGTTCTTGAAGAATTTCTATATCGTCCATTTTTTTAATGTGTTATAAGGTATGTTATAACATTTACCCCCAGTTTTATAGATTGAGTATCAGAGAGCGCCTTCACATAAGGACGTGGTATACCTTCCCAACCGCTACCAAAACTATACGGTGAAAAGATAATAGACGGAAGTCCTTTAAGATGGTATATCTCAAAAGGCGCTTCATCTGTATTAAAAGTATATATAAACTTTTCTGTCTTGAAAGGAACATTGTATAACGAATGGTTGATATCCCATTTACTATTTTTTGCTTCCGGTAGAATTTCAGAGATAAGCAACTTGAAACTATCAGAAAACTCTTTACTTCCACAGCAACTATCAGATATAAGAGCACCACCTGAAAGCAGAAATTTTCTCAATTTCTGCTTTTCAACCTTACTTAATTTAGGGTCAAAATGTCCTGTGATATAAAGTAATGGTATATTTTCGAGGGTCTCTTTTTTTAGGTCAATATTTAGTTTCTCAATATAAACAGAAGATTCAGTATCTCTGGCAACCCTTACAAGTAGTTTCCCTAAAGAAGACGGGTGAGGGTCCCAGTCTCCTGAATGTATAATCTGACCTATATAAATTCTACCACCTTTTTTTTCTGTCTTTTCTGCAAATACCGGTATTTGCCCATACAGCCTTCCTGTTTCAATCCAACCCAGAGTATAAGAAAACATATTTACTCCTATCTTTATAGCGTCTTCGGGTACATATCGGCTACCCCACGGATGCGTATGCATAGCCCAGCCACAACCAAGATCAAAAGGAGAGAGAATAACTGCAGCTCTACAGCCAAGGTTTAAGACCATAAGTTCTGTTTTTCCACTAAACTCCACCCCGTCTTTCATAATCTTTACATTAGTAAGGTTGTGAAAACACCCGTTTAAAGGGTGATTACTATAAATAGGGTATAAATTTTTTTCTGGATAGATTTGTGACATTAATTCAAGAAACCCTTTAGTGAAATCATTGCTACCAGATGAAGCGTTCGCCCAGATAAACCCCCCTCGTTCAAGATAACTCTTTAGTTTAGGTAGGATAGACGCATCAACAACAAAAGGTTCAACTGAGGTTATGTAAAGGACAGGTACTTCATCGGGGTCGAAAGAAAATTCAGAGAGTGTAATTTTTACGCTTCTGTGAGGTATGCCCAGTTGGCTTGAAGCAAGTTTTAACAAGTTTTCAACATCCATTTCTGCCCTTGTCCATTTAGCATTTGGTGCTACCAATACCTTACCAACAAGCACAGGTGGAGCCGGTGGGTTCTTCTTTTCAGTCCTCCTAACAGGCGTAGCTGGTAGAGGTAACGGAGGGAAACTTTCGGCTGCTTTACGTCTCTGCACATCACGAGTAGGCGGCGCTTTCCCGCACTCATAACAGAATGTCGGAGATATGAATATGATAAAAAGAAGAAAAATAAAGAAGAGAAACGTTTTTTTCATAGGTTTTGTAAAAGACCAGGTCGTCAACTGGTCTTTTACATTCAATACAATATAATTGAACCACTTTTTTATGTTAATGTCAACGAAAAAAGTTTTTTAAGAACATTTCTCAATACTACAATTTATCTGTACCTATAAAATGTATTTTTTACGCTCTTGCTTTTTCTATTTTTTGTTGATACCCACTCTTTACATAAGCTTCCATAGGGTCGGCAGGTAAATTCTTTTCTAACCTTGCCTGTGCCACTATTGGTCTTACATCAGCGTTTATTATGGCATCGTTAAAATATCTGTTTGCAAGCATAATTTCTTTAGATTTACGTGCTTCTTTGATTTTGTTTGTATCCACTATTGCAGCCCTTGCAAGAGAGATATGTAGCGAGTCTATAGAATGAATGATAGCGTGTATCCTGTTTTCTTTACCGCTTGCCTGGTCAAGCATATAAGCCCAATTTTTTGTAGAGGAAACTACAACCCCACCTTTATATAGTTCATAAAATATTCTTGCTATATGCTGGTTTGGCTCTACTGCTTGGTCATCGTCGAGAGCATAATTTATATTGAAGTGAAAACCGCTTTTCATTTTCTCAGAAATAAGCATCGTTACAATCTGTTCCACATTTACTATAGGGTGGTGGTGACCCATATCTATCAAAACACCTACGTTGTTCCCAAGAGATTTTGCAATCACAAAAGCCGCTCCCCAGTCAGGTATTACAGTGCTATAAGTGTTTGGTTCAAAAACCTTGTATTCAATTAAAATTTGAACATCTTTAGGTATTTTCGTATAACTCTCCTTTAAGGTTTTTTTCATAAGTTCATAAGAATCTTTAAGTTCTATCTGCCCAGGATAAAGAGAACCGTCAGGAAACCAGAGCCCAAGAACTTTGTTACCTAACTCTTTTGCAATTTTACCTCCTAAAATGGTCTGTTCAACATACCTTTTGCGTGTTTTAGCGTTAGGAGAGGTAAAACTTCCATCTTCTGAACCTTGTATAAAGTAGGTAGGGCTAACTCCACCGAGAGATAATCCCCTATCTTTACATTCGTTCTGTACTTTTTTTGCTATCTCAAAATCTCCTTCCATACCATCTTTAGAAAAATCCCATAAGATATGGGTTGCAACCATAGAGGCAGCTCCAGTAAGTTTATTTATAAAAGCGGCATCATCAAGTTTCTCTTCTATATTACGAGCATATCCAGGAGAAACATAATTCCCAAACCTTCCCCCACCAAAAGAGCCCAATGTCCAAGAAGGGACATCTACCTGAAACTTTTTTACAGCATCAACAGCTTTTTTGACTCTTTCTGCCCCAAATTCTGCAGAAAGGTTTTCCAATCCTCTCTCTATACATTTTTTATTCATTATGCATCCTCCTTTATAATAACTATCTTCTACCAAATTTGGCTATACAACACTTTTTGCTTGTCTTACGAGGAGCGTCTTAGCCCGAATGCTTTCTGAGGGATAGCGACGTGGTAATCCCCGTTTTTATCTTATACACTATTGTTTTTATCCTTGCCTTTGTCTTTTGCTCTTAGCCAGCGTAAAGCAAAATCACCCCTCATCCTTGATCCTTCTCTCCCTCGGAGGTACTCGGGACAAGACCTCAAGGGGAGAAGGCGAAAAGGGGCATTCCTTTTCCGGCTTCGGCGGATCTTGCTCTTAGTTTTTTGACACAACTAATAATAAAAATATTATACATCAAAATCAAGGTAAACTATAAAAACGCCACATTTTTAACCATTCTTTCATAAATTTTGAAGCAAGATTTTTATCTCTAATTATCATTACAGATTCATTGTTCCTCCGAGCCGATGCTGTTAAATTGTATGAACCAGTAATAACAACTTCTCTATCAATAATAATAAACTTGTCGTGAAGAAACCCAGCCCTATTGCTTCTTCTCACATTACAACCAAAACCTTTAAGCCCGTTAAAAACAGAGTGGGGTTCAACACTTACATTTTCTATCATACCGTTCACTTTCACCCCTGCAAGATTTCTTCTTATCATAGATTTAGCAAGCTCTTTGGAAGTAAAATGGTATAGAGCAAAACAGATGCTCTCCTTTGCTAACTTAATCTCTTCTGATATAATTTTTTCACAATTGTTTTCAGGAGAAAAAAGTATTCGAACTGTTTTATCTTTATATTCATCATCAATTCTTTCTTCATTCCACCACGAAAGAAATTTTTTTGTTAAAAAGATTCCAATCTTTTCATCTGTAAAAAGAAGAAAGTTGTTGTGGTGCATCCTAAAACTACTTTCTGTAAAGTTACCCGAACCAAACAATATACGCTTACCATCAACAATAATAAATTTTGGATGAAAAAGAGCGCTTCTTTTATCAACTTTGATTTCAATGTTTTTTAAATCAAAAGGAGGAAAAGTATCAAGCATTACTTTTATATCAAGCCCTTTCTTTTTGTCGAGTTCGTTTGAAAGGAGAGTCCATGTAAAAGAGTATCCTGCAATATAAATAGATTCTTCTGCACACATTATAAGGTCTTTGATTATTTGCTCACTTCTTTTATCTGGTGTAAAATAGAGAGAGGCGGTAATAGGATAAATATTTTTAGATAAAAACAAAAATATAAGAAAAATAATAGGTATTATTTTTTTCATTACTGATATTTTAGCATATAAATATAAGATTAGGAATTATAAGGGTAAAAGTAAAAAAGAGGAAATGCACAAAACCTCTCTACTTTACGTAACAACATTACCTTTAAATTCTTTTAACTTACATAACCATACTCTCAAGAAGACTATCAGGAAACTACTTCACATATCACTCGCAAGAATAGACCTGAAGATAAAGCAGTTATATTCCTTGCTGGAGGAAGTAATAGAAGGGTTGGTTAAAATACAAAACTAACTGAAATAATAATCAAGTTGGAATGAAATGTCAACTATGTGGAAAGAAAGAACGAGT
This genomic interval carries:
- a CDS encoding phospholipase D-like domain-containing protein, with product MKKIIPIIFLIFLFLSKNIYPITASLYFTPDKRSEQIIKDLIMCAEESIYIAGYSFTWTLLSNELDKKKGLDIKVMLDTFPPFDLKNIEIKVDKRSALFHPKFIIVDGKRILFGSGNFTESSFRMHHNNFLLFTDEKIGIFLTKKFLSWWNEERIDDEYKDKTVRILFSPENNCEKIISEEIKLAKESICFALYHFTSKELAKSMIRRNLAGVKVNGMIENVSVEPHSVFNGLKGFGCNVRRSNRAGFLHDKFIIIDREVVITGSYNLTASARRNNESVMIIRDKNLASKFMKEWLKMWRFYSLP
- a CDS encoding L-rhamnose isomerase, whose amino-acid sequence is MNKKCIERGLENLSAEFGAERVKKAVDAVKKFQVDVPSWTLGSFGGGRFGNYVSPGYARNIEEKLDDAAFINKLTGAASMVATHILWDFSKDGMEGDFEIAKKVQNECKDRGLSLGGVSPTYFIQGSEDGSFTSPNAKTRKRYVEQTILGGKIAKELGNKVLGLWFPDGSLYPGQIELKDSYELMKKTLKESYTKIPKDVQILIEYKVFEPNTYSTVIPDWGAAFVIAKSLGNNVGVLIDMGHHHPIVNVEQIVTMLISEKMKSGFHFNINYALDDDQAVEPNQHIARIFYELYKGGVVVSSTKNWAYMLDQASGKENRIHAIIHSIDSLHISLARAAIVDTNKIKEARKSKEIMLANRYFNDAIINADVRPIVAQARLEKNLPADPMEAYVKSGYQQKIEKARA
- a CDS encoding DUF4159 domain-containing protein, translating into MKKTFLFFIFLLFIIFISPTFCYECGKAPPTRDVQRRKAAESFPPLPLPATPVRRTEKKNPPAPPVLVGKVLVAPNAKWTRAEMDVENLLKLASSQLGIPHRSVKITLSEFSFDPDEVPVLYITSVEPFVVDASILPKLKSYLERGGFIWANASSGSNDFTKGFLELMSQIYPEKNLYPIYSNHPLNGCFHNLTNVKIMKDGVEFSGKTELMVLNLGCRAAVILSPFDLGCGWAMHTHPWGSRYVPEDAIKIGVNMFSYTLGWIETGRLYGQIPVFAEKTEKKGGRIYIGQIIHSGDWDPHPSSLGKLLVRVARDTESSVYIEKLNIDLKKETLENIPLLYITGHFDPKLSKVEKQKLRKFLLSGGALISDSCCGSKEFSDSFKLLISEILPEAKNSKWDINHSLYNVPFKTEKFIYTFNTDEAPFEIYHLKGLPSIIFSPYSFGSGWEGIPRPYVKALSDTQSIKLGVNVITYLITH